The Archocentrus centrarchus isolate MPI-CPG fArcCen1 chromosome 5, fArcCen1, whole genome shotgun sequence genome contains the following window.
ATTCTCCTTGATTTTCTGTTCAGCAAGCAAATTGCATCAAAGTTAATTGTGTAGTAAGGGAACAATATATTTGATAATACTGACAAATCTGTAGCATCACTGGGGACTCCATGAGGCTGAAATGTTAAATACACCAGAAATTTTAAAATCTTCAATATTTTTAGCATCTCTCAGGCTCAGCTGCTCAGTGagacaagccaaaaaaaaaaacaacgccCTGTAGCCCCAAGTAAACCCTTCAGATGGACATGCTTgatttatataaatttaaaattctgtgcagttttttttttaacaaaatctCTGCTGCATGCCACAAAAATTATATATGCTCATCATTGTTATCTACTTTTCCCCCAGAGTTAATACAATAGTTATTAATTATGTCATAAACACACCCTCGTTGCAATTGATATCTTACCATTATAAAATGATTCATCTCATTGTTGATAAGTTGTTTAAGCTCTGCTTTCTTCAGCTTGCACTTTTGACCCGAGTATTTGTGGAAAGTTTGAATAATAGTGATCATGCTGCTCTCCAGGTCTGACACAGAGTCCTTTGTGGCCTGAGACAAACAATTTAAATCAGCTGTGCGTTTTGCCGCTTACAAAGAAGGCAGCTGTCTGTCTGCAtgatttttattcattaaataAACTATAAGCATGCATTAATAACCTACAGTATTGTATCTTTattgtgcaggaaaaaaattataaataaaatcttgTCTTTCTTACCGCCATCTGTAGAAGCTTGTCTGCCTTCCAAGGATCTTAAGTGCGACTGAAGGCTTCTCGAGCAGCCAGTTTTCTGCCTCGCCCAAATTACCTCGGACACTAAATTGTATTGATCAACCATCTGCCACATGCCACGTAATGCACAACTAATGGATGTGAGTGGTCAGACTGACAACCAGAAACCAGCTGCCCATAAAGTGTGTATGCATAAGTCTGTATGTGAGCTAAATGATGTGtggttttttccttttctttttttttttagcacttggAGGCATAACGTGAGATTTAAATGAAGGCTAAGCTCAGATGAGCAGATAATGGATACTTGAAAAAAAGTCTATTGTGTTGAGTTTACAGATTGTTGAAAGCCACGAGGtcataaataacagaaaatctacaagagatttaaaaaatatctgcagttCAGAGTCTCAGTGGCATTTCTGTGAGCTCAAATGAAGGTCAGTAATATTTGAGAATGTCAGATAAgaataaataattattaattCCTCTGATCGAATGTCACCATTTATTAACTGATGTAGCAACTAAGATTTTGTTATCgtacaaaaaaagagaagtcaGTATATGAGGTTGCTTTACATGATGTAGCACAAGTTACAGATGCAACTATTTGCATTTATGTTTTGGCTTTAAaccagctataaaaaaaaaaacagtgaactgGCATACAGTGGGGTACTAGCTCCATGAAACATGTACAGTGGAAGAAATACGTTTGCTCACTTTCAGAGAAATGAACAGTCCCAAATtgttatggtagtttcattttaatggtaagatacagaatatcaaccaaaaatccagaaagaaAACTCATTACATGAAGCTTATAAACTGATTTGCATTTACAGTAAGAGCTTTAGTGGTATTCCTAACTCAGCACTGTGTTTCTGAGCCGAGCAGAAAGAAATGCTGGAAAAGCTTGTGGCTGATCTGTGGCTTCCCTTTAAAAAAGCTCTAAAGAGTTAAAATGGACATCTATTGCATTACAGTAGGAATGTGGTTATAATACAGCAACAAAAAAGCAAGACCAAGAAGATCTAATGTGCTGTACAAAGGCAGATGGTCGGGAAGGGGGGGCTAATAAATTAGACATGATTTGTTACTGGGGCTTACTCAATTTATTGCATTATATTTGTAGTGAATATGATCTGGAAATGTACAAGAAGCTTTTCCTGTTGGTAATTTTCCACCCGTCTTCCTCCTCAAAGAAAAGATAAAGTCCAGATTATTCGCACAGACATGGTGGATCgatttgaaaaatatatttctggTTTCTAGGAAGAGGTCTGCATCATGTTCAAAAACAATTGAAGGTGCTGGTCATGAGAACTGATGTCCTAAATCATGAAATGTCACAGTGATAAATACAGTTTGACAGTGTATTATTTCTCTGGTTTGATAGGACTATAGGATACAGTATTTACACAGCAGCCAGTgccttattttacatttttacagaaaGTATTCTGGAGCCACACAGAAACGTGATCATTtttctccaccactccactATGTTTCATGAAATTTAGCCTGATAGTTTTGTGTAATCACATGCCACTTTGTTAGGTTCAGTtatttgttaatgcaaatatctaatcagccattCAAATGGCAGCAACTTAGTCCATTCAGGCACGTAGACGTGATCAAGACCTCCAgtcagctgagaacagaaaactgaggctacagtttgcactgGCTCACTGGCAAAATGTTGCGTGGTCTGATGAGTTCACGAGAAGCATgtaacagttcaggctggtagtggtggtgtaatggggtggggggattttatttatttatttgcatactttgagccccttagtacaaactgagcatcacaaagctcaaatcatctcaaactggtttattgaacatgacaatgagttcactgcactcagatgacctccacagtcaccagatctcaatccaatagtgCTCCTTTTGCATGCAGagaaacaggagattcacatcatggatctGCAGCTGACAATCTTGcagaaactgtgtgatgctatcgtgtcaatatagaccaaaatctgtgaggaatgtttccagcactgcCACAAAgatttaaggcagttctgaaggcaaaaagggtcCAACTCTGTACTATAAGGTGCACATAATAAAGTGGCCGATGAAAGCATCctattttcctcctcttccataTACTGTGAGTGTTATATGCCactctttttttgtattttactggCATTACTCATGAACTCCTTGGACAACACAATAACTACTGTTACTGTTTTATTGCTACAGCTGGTCACTATGATTTTTGTGTATGCTCAACATATGCTTTGTGTATACAGAGTAAAAGTTccataaatattcatattttatccaCATAGTACCTTAACAGGTCCACAACCTATAGACTTGTTGTGGCAGCCAATGGCACACCACCCTCAAGTTTCTGTCTTCTACCTGTTATGTATCATACACTTTTTCTTCAAATCATCAGTTACATGTAAACTGTAATCATCAGTTTCTTCTGTTGGGTGTCACAAAGTGGTTAGGTTAATATGTGATCATTAAATTATTTTCTGCtacacatacaaaaacaaaatacagtactagtcaaaagtttggtaagcatgtccaaacttttgattggtaTTGTTTGTGTTAAAAATGGGTACAGTTTCcctttactttttacttttttagatAAAAGGTCCAAACATGGTAAATTGGTGTGCAGCGGCAATCtaaaaaaatgtgcagatggGAGTGGGAGGTTCATCGGGTGATCTGCTAACAATATGCAAATTTATGAACACAGACTCAGCCAGTTAATTTCAATAATGACCAACTGGCTACCAAAAGCAGTGCAAATTGGCAGGTCACAAACCAAAATACCTGATAAGGGAGGGTGCAACCTGCTAACATCAAAGGTGCAGTTTCATATTTCTGATATGTTTGGTTTAGCGCATGCGGAAGAGTCAAgggcaaaatattaaaaataatcagaCACTGACTGTAACTGGGTGGAGTCTTGGAAATCCTATGGATGACTGCTCAGGTGGCGCATAGGATTAATCCAGGAAAGGGCTGCTTTATTACAATGAAATAtgatatgaaatatgaaatctGTGCAACAGCTGACTTGCTTTTCTTATTTACTTGTTTTAGCCTTATGCATGTCTGCACATATTGCAGTAAATAGCTGCACACAATTCTTATTTTCCTAgcgaaatataaagaaatagagggtggctcaagacttttacacagtgttgTAAACATCAGATGTCCTATAATGAATGGTcgcaaatagaaaaaaattctctactcttaaaaaaagaaaatcagaccTGCAGACGTGCATTATGTGCTTTATTATGTAGCCTGGTATAGTTTCGCTTTTATTAGGCTTATTTTCTAAATAATAATCGTGTTCTTAGATTAATTTTCTTGTTGGGCTCTGACTTGCAGTTTGGAAAAACAGTTTCGGTACAACTATATTTGTTATGTTTCCTTTTGGcagttaaaaaattaaaacaattaattCTCGTAAGCATTTACAATTCCTGAATTGCTAATCTTGAATATTGCATTCGCACTTGAACGCACCGCGCTCTCGTTCCGGTTGTCCGCTCCTTGAAGAACCTCCTCGCCGTGCTCCGCGAAGCTGCGCGCCTGTCTGAACCTTTTATTTGTCGACCTAGATGTGAGGGCGCCGTCCGCCCTTCCTTCGATAGGAAACTCGCACTGACGTAAAGATCCAGAGCAGGCAGGTCCCGGGGTTAATTAACAGCTTAAAAACAGTTATTTCACGGAAAATTCACGCCCTGTTTGCTCTCGCTTCCTCCCGGCTTCTGGCATTATCCTTGTTTGGTGACTGAAGCTCTGCCGGTAAAATACAGCTATCGAGAGGGACGGACGATAAGAAAATAGGCAGTTTAACCTGGTCTATTGGTAAGCTTCCATTTATTTCACTGTAGTTTTTCTTCTCGTTCAATTAAATTCCTTTGCTCGCAAATACCCAGCTAAACATAACCTTTTCAGCAGCAGTCTCATTGAGGTTATTAAACGGATGCTTATTTTTTCCATCTCCAGAAAGGAGGCTCTAATGCTTTGTTAAGGTTGCTTATAGCACTCAAAGCTGTGCTGCTGGCACTGAATAGTGACTAATGCAGACCTAATTGTGCTTTGTGATATTTTTCCCCTTAAGGCTGTGTGACTGTTAGATCATGTACCGTTATTAAGTGTTGCATACTTTCTAACTCTTAAGTTGTTCATTGGGTTTATTAGCTCTGCAACTTACTGCTCAGACCTGAagtcacatctctctctctcacacactcacttctTTCAGAAGTgccctgttttcattttgaggTTATAATTAGCCCAGTGTGTGCAAGCTGTGACCTCCCtcatctctttttctctcccacacacacacacacacacccacacacacacacacacagacagcgtTTCCTTCTTTTGGTTGGTTTCACTGAACTCGCTCTTCTCTTCTCTGTATTTAGGCATGGCTGAtgtgctgaggctgctgctcaagGTGGCTGAGAAGGCTGCTAATGTGGCCCGGGTCTGCAGGCAGGAGGCGCCCCTCTTTCAGCTCCTTGTACAAGAAAAGACCGGAGATGACAAGAATAAGAAGTTCGTCCAGGACTTTAAGACGCTTGCCGATGTGGTGATTCAGGAGATGATCCGACATGATGTCGGTGCTCAGGTAAGGAGAAGTCTTTGTGAAGCCAGTTGGAGTTGATCTGAATGTTGTATTGtaattgtgtgtatttttatgtgtgtgtgcagttccCTGAAATGGCTGACTTCATTCACGGCGAGGAGTCTAACAAGTTTGAAAACGGGCTTGGTAATTGCTTAATATTACACataacagaatagaatagaatgcctttattgtcattatccaggatgtacaatgagattggagggccactcctgttcagtgccatgtaacagaaaatcaaactctctaaaatgaaaataaaaatattataatctagtataatcaatatgatcaagagatatacagaaaataaacaatgtgtaaaatatacaaaaaatagaatgtataaaaatatatacatacatacctacattggtgcatctgtacatcaCATGTTGGGCCCAATGGGCCCCAAGAACAGCAGTTTTTGCTCTAGGGCACCTTTGTAGGCTAATTTGGCCAGATGTGATCAAATCTGAGTGGTTTCAttaatgcctcttttccactgacCCTAGTCCTGGTGCCAGATGTAGAACTTGTACCCTACATTAAATGCAGTATCTTAAAATTAGGCTGGGCACCTTAAAATTTGCAAAGTTGGAACCACTGATGTCTGCAGGTTTTTGAAAAAGCAGCCTAACAGACTCTTTCTCTGGACCCCAAGGTCCAATACCATACTGTTTCTGACATGCACACCTTGAAGCTTCCCATAACAAATACAGGCTGAACAGCCACTGAGGAGATTTACTGTGCCTCAGTGGTAGCACTGATAGAGCCCCAGCTGTGCCTTTGTCTCAGCTGTGTGTGGATCATACTGACTTTTAGGCATTTTAAGCAGTTTAGGTGCAGCTGAACGCTCAAAGCCTCAAAAAAGTGAAATACAAATTGCTGTCACTGTTTAATAAGAAAATAGATAGAAACATCCATCATTGTGAACTGTTGTAttggtataataataataatgataatcagTCCATATAAAATCTGAAGGAGCTAAAATATACGCCTCGCAAGTGATCTGCACTTTAATCTTTCAGAACATAAAGTAAACACATTAATCGGTCACTGTCCAAATATTTACGTTGGCTGCACCTTGCACAGTAGAAACATTTAAAGAGGTTTGTTGTAAAATCTCACCGGCTGTGTGCTACCAGGAGAGAGTGTGACAGTCACAGTCTGCCGCACAGAAGAGAAGACGGCAGCATTGCTCGCCACCGTGCTAGACGGTGACCGCGCAGCAGCCTCTCTGCTGGCTCGAGCCATCCACCAAGACCCGGCAACCGTCGAAGCGAACACAGACGGCTTGACGATTCCCCTCAGCCCCTCCGAGCTCGCCATCTGGATCGACCCCATCGGTGAAGCGCTTGCTATTTACCTCAGTCCCATTCACCAGAGCTCAACATTAATGTCAGAGCTCAGTTTGTCTTtattgtgctctttttttttttttttttctttttcacttttaatcaAGATGCCACAAGCCAGTACATAGAGGGTCGAGAGGAGGTGCTGGAGGAGGGCCATTTGTCTCCTTCAGGTCTGCACTGTGCGTTGGTTCTCATCGGGGTTTACCTCAGAAGCACAGGCGAGCCCGTCATGGGCGTCATCAATCAGCCCTTTCACCACAAAGATCCAGCAGGTGGAGGGTgagtaatcaattaaaaaaaaaacaacagttaaaGTGTGATTACTTGTGATCAGCACAGAAATGTTTCTTCTTCCGCCTCCAGTTTGGCATTTGTACGCAACTTTAGTagacactattttttttttaagcagtgtcATGTCATAACTTGCTGACATTTTGTTGGACTTCCTTCATCATGTCTAAGCAGCAACCTCTGGAACTGAGAAGCAAACATACAAGAACCAAAAAGTGCAGTTCCTTCAGTGGACACTTgaagctggctccaaaagcgagT
Protein-coding sequences here:
- the LOC115780720 gene encoding protein S100-B-like yields the protein MAATKDSVSDLESSMITIIQTFHKYSGQKCKLKKAELKQLINNEMNHFIMKIKENDTLDELFADLDQNKDLEIDFKEFIALIAMVTSACHELFTLK
- the inpp1 gene encoding inositol polyphosphate 1-phosphatase, whose translation is MADVLRLLLKVAEKAANVARVCRQEAPLFQLLVQEKTGDDKNKKFVQDFKTLADVVIQEMIRHDVGAQFPEMADFIHGEESNKFENGLGESVTVTVCRTEEKTAALLATVLDGDRAAASLLARAIHQDPATVEANTDGLTIPLSPSELAIWIDPIDATSQYIEGREEVLEEGHLSPSGLHCALVLIGVYLRSTGEPVMGVINQPFHHKDPAGGGWRGRHFWGVSCGSINVCSVSRPKDGEDQGLSVVLSSSEKQVVKDALISLCIPDKVMYASGAGYKILCVIQGLADVYILSEGSTFKWDSCAPHALLRALGGGVVDLTKSLQSTSGVQDHAAELTYHQADTECKGADRWANRGGLVAYRDCSKLSGIIAALKGKL